The following coding sequences are from one Coffea arabica cultivar ET-39 chromosome 11e, Coffea Arabica ET-39 HiFi, whole genome shotgun sequence window:
- the LOC113718452 gene encoding protein SLOW GREEN 1, chloroplastic-like has product MDSTLIMASSSPSSFLHHNLTSKLYQPVFNFKHPSSRPLNSRNFTIIKASSDCSSSSNSSSNPSNPNPLISSLKTSTAAIVFAAAVFGKFHQLPARASPPAPPPTLEKQEEILEEEAHKGRFEEDQENSPLTQFLESNSEAVEALKSLLQEKIEVGEDEEGLKILRKLSSAQPENTEWKFLMARLLNEMGKTQESREVFEEILARNPLSFEALFENALLMDRCGEGAAVLRRLEEALKIAEEEKKVKEARDVRFIMAQVQFLQKNVEEALQSYEELEKEDPTDFRPYFCKGMIYSLLDRNKEAREQFAKYRELSPKKFEVEGYLRTPLSRMKLFGTDENEN; this is encoded by the coding sequence ATGGATTCAACTTTGATCATGGCATCATCATCACCATCTTCCTTCCTTCACCATAATCTAACCTCAAAGTTGTATCAACCCGTTTTCAATTTCAAACACCCTTCTTCTAGGCCTCTGAACAGTAGAAACTTCACCATTATCAAAGCTTCTTCAGATTGtagttcaagttcaaattctagTTCTAATCCCTCCAATCCAAATCCTTTAATTTCCAGTCTGAAAACGAGCACTGCAGCCATAGTTTTTGCCGCCGCAGTTTTTGGAAAGTTCCACCAGTTGCCGGCCAGGGCCAGCCCTCCAGCACCACCACCAACTCTTGAAAAACAAGAGGAGATATTGGAAGAAGAAGCCCATAAGGGAAGATTTGAAGAAGATCAAGAAAATTCCCCGTTGACCCAGTTTTTGGAATCCAATTCTGAGGCTGTTGAGGCCTTGAAAAGCTTGCTCCAGGAGAAAATCGAGGTGGGCGAGGATGAGGAGGGGTTGAAGATATTGAGGAAGTTAAGCTCAGCACAGCCGGAGAATACAGAGTGGAAGTTTTTGATGGCTAGGCTGTTGAATGAAATGGGGAAAACTCAAGAATCAAGAGAGGTTTTTGAAGAGATTTTAGCGAGAAACCCATTGTCGTTTGAGGCATTGTTTGAAAATGCGTTGTTGATGGACAGGTGTGGAGAAGGGGCCGCGGTTTTGAGGAGATTAGAGGAGGCATTGAAGATAGCTGAGGAGGAGAAGAAGGTGAAAGAGGCTAGAGATGTGAGGTTTATAATGGCACAAGTACAGTTCTTGCAGAAGAATGTGGAGGAAGCATTACAGAGCTACGAGGAGCTTGAGAAGGAGGACCCTACAGATTTTAGGCCTTACTTTTGTAAAGGGATGATTTATAGTTTGCTGGATAGGAATAAAGAAGCTAGAGAACAATTTGCCAAGTATCGCGAGCTTTCACCTAAGAAATTCGAGGTTGAAGGCTACTTGAGGACTCCATTATCAAGGATGAAGCTTTTTGGAACTGATGAGAACGAGAATTGA